A portion of the Pseudomonas synxantha BG33R genome contains these proteins:
- the nrdR gene encoding transcriptional regulator NrdR: MHCPFCGANDTKVIDSRLVAEGDQVRRRRECLACGERFTTFETAELVLPRLIKSDGSRQPFDEEKLRAGMQRALEKRPVSVERLEAALVHIKHKLRATGEREVKSLVVGELVMGELQKLDEVAYIRFASVYRRFQDLNEFREEIDRLAREPSKQ, translated from the coding sequence ATGCACTGTCCCTTCTGCGGTGCCAACGACACCAAGGTCATTGACTCGCGTCTGGTCGCCGAGGGCGATCAAGTGCGTCGCCGGCGCGAATGCCTGGCCTGTGGTGAACGTTTCACCACCTTCGAAACCGCCGAACTGGTATTGCCCCGTCTGATCAAGTCCGACGGCAGCCGCCAGCCTTTCGACGAAGAAAAACTGCGCGCCGGTATGCAGCGCGCCCTGGAAAAACGCCCGGTGAGTGTCGAGCGCCTGGAAGCGGCGCTGGTGCATATCAAGCACAAGTTGCGGGCGACCGGCGAGCGCGAGGTCAAGAGCCTGGTGGTCGGCGAGTTGGTGATGGGCGAACTGCAAAAGCTCGACGAAGTCGCCTATATCCGTTTTGCCTCGGTGTATCGACGCTTCCAGGACCTCAATGAGTTCCGCGAAGAAATCGACCGCCTGGCCCGTGAGCCCTCCAAACAATGA
- a CDS encoding YbaY family lipoprotein, producing the protein MQLRPLVLLTLFSFLVACSSEAPKPAAPQPTPAQEKKVPGIEDLGPLPAYQREISGSLTNVPAGAEVEMALLVIDDRSRPQQLLASSVLSGNGKPLAFRLRFNPEAFPAGARVELRGRASQSGQLILHLPAVRVTQAITQSTGPLQLVKAP; encoded by the coding sequence ATGCAGTTACGACCACTCGTTCTACTCACGCTGTTCAGTTTTCTGGTCGCCTGCAGCAGCGAAGCCCCCAAACCGGCCGCGCCTCAACCGACACCGGCACAAGAGAAAAAAGTCCCGGGTATTGAAGACCTCGGCCCCCTGCCCGCCTATCAACGGGAAATCAGCGGCAGCCTGACCAACGTGCCCGCCGGCGCCGAAGTCGAGATGGCGCTGCTGGTGATCGACGACCGTTCGCGCCCACAGCAACTGCTCGCCAGCAGCGTGCTGAGCGGCAATGGCAAGCCGCTGGCCTTCCGCCTGCGCTTCAACCCTGAAGCCTTCCCGGCCGGTGCACGCGTTGAATTGCGTGGCCGCGCCAGCCAGTCCGGCCAGTTGATCCTGCACCTGCCCGCCGTGCGCGTCACCCAGGCGATCACCCAGAGCACCGGCCCCCTGCAACTCGTCAAGGCGCCATGA